The DNA region AAACCCCAAAGAGAGGGGGGACAAATGCAAGGAGTGTTTTCGTAGTCAAGTGTGttttgcgtgtgtgtttttatacaaGAGgagcaaaaattaaaaatcacaaagaggtcaccattttttttttttttttttttttttttagaaaatgagaAAACCGATAAAGAAGGAGCGAAGTGGAAAGCAGGGACAAAGCGTGGATAGTGTTTTCTTGTAAAGTATGAAGCAACACTTAATGAGCAGCACTAAGTTTCATGCACATGTGTGGGGGTTTTCTAGAAGTGGACTGCATTGTGTGTTTGGGACTGCAGGtctctttcttgctctctctctcctcctctctttgtatttctctcttCACACCAGGTTGTACTCTTTGAGGTTGAGCTGCAGGATGGTGTCTTTGACGGCGGCGAAGACGAAGCGGATGTTCTCCGTGTCGGTGGCGCACGTGAAATGGGAGTAGATGATCTTGTCACTGTCAGGGTTCAAGTCCACGAACATCTTCAAAATGAACTCCCGACCCGCTTGGGCGTCCCGTTGGGGACCTGAGGGAGGAACACGTTCATTCATTTTAGCTACTATCAAACATCATTTTAGCATCAGTTCACATTTTTTACCACTTTGTCATTTCAGCCAGCATGGGTTGAAGACAACTTAACAAAAAGTTGATTCTGGACGACATGGTTCCATTGTGATTCATCATTAGAGTGGAATATAGTTATTATGTGATCTATTCTACTCTTTATAGGGTCAGAATCTAAACAGATTGACTCAAGTATCAGCACACATTGTAGTACCGCACTTTAACCATGAGGTGTCACTGTAAATTCAAAAAGGTAGATTAAATCCTTTAAAGTGTTGGTAAAGGTTCCTGCCTTGATAAAGTCAGACATTGGGagtgaaagaaaataataaacgTCAACACATTCAGGATATCTGTAGATACTTTCACTGTTTAGTTAAAAAGCAGCTCGTATGATGTTCAGAATATTTAGGGCCCTAAATTATTACCAGTGACTGAAGATCGATCACCAGAGCATTACTGCCAAAGTGTGGCTCAGTTTGTAACACGTATGGATGGTTTAATAAATAAATTCCACATCtctattttgttgttgtaattaaGATATCTCATAAcgtggagaggaaaaaaaaaaagaagtaatctGACCGTCAAACTCTGGGAAATAATCCACCAGGTGAGAATACATGATCTTCTCCTCAAGCAGGTCCTTCTTGTTGAGGAAGAGGATTACAGAGGAGTTTTGGAACCAGGGATATGTGATGATGGTCCTGAACAGAGCTTTACTCTCCTCCATACGAttctaaaaagaacaaaaacacgaGGTTAGGATAATTCAGAGAGGTTTAAACTCTGCTTCATTCACTTTCCACTGTATAACCTTATTATTAAACAAGTTGTATGATGTCTGACCGAGGCTTAGAGGGTTCAGTTTATAGGAATTGTATAAGGTAAAATACTAAAACGTTTAATATCAGCCCCTCCAACGCTGAACAGACCATGATGATGTGTGTTTGAAATAGAGCCAAAGTGTTGCTATAAGTCCATACCAGTCACATTAGAGACTGTGAGTCAGTGAATGTGTAGCCTTTACTTGCTACATTTAGCTGGAATGTTTTTCATAATAGTTTAAACCTGTCTGTACAGTATGGACTGTATGTATTTCACCTATTGGATGATGGTTAGAAAACATAGCTCGTTGCTAAATGACTATACCGAGAAACTCCTCAGTTTTGGGTGGCAAGACAAGAGTTACTTTAACTTTGCTCTGTGAGTCCTTCGGTAGaataaacttgttgaaaataaACTGTAAAGATGATCCAGACAGTAGAATTAAAACATATTCTATATACACTAAAAGAGCAGGAGGTATGTTTTGCAGATCCATTAATATGTTACTTTCTCTTATAATATCCTTTACAACATCTCTAGCGTTGCTTAGCTGAGATCAATGGCCTGTTAGTAAAGTAAGTGCACTCATTTGGTGAAAAGTCTCTGTGTGGTAGTATTACCATACTTTGTATTGTACTTAAGAGGTATAGGATCTGTGAATTAGTTATTATAGAGGGAATAATtaccccaaaaaaataaaaggctgATATAGGGATTTATCTTTAGCTCGGATGATAACACACCTTCTGAATGAGGTTTTTCCCCAACTCCAGCCCTGTCAGtcaacacatacaaacatctTGAGGAATAAAACCCAATGATGTGGCTGTGATATTGGAATAAAAGTAAAATTCTGAAAGGGAAACTTTTACTGTATCTATACCCAACTTTAAGTAGTCACATGTTTTTAACTAAGGTTTGAAAGCAGAACTTCTGCTTGTAATGGAGTTTATTCAGTGTGATAAGATATTATAACCATCCCCAGCATACATTTAGGCACAGAGGAGCAACAGATTTAACCTCAAACCGCAATTTCACAGGCCTATATCTTTAAGGGAACCCTCAGCCTTCTAATGTAACGATATGATAGCATACAGAACTAATTCCCTCAATGCTATGCAAGACCATCATTAGCTCCAATGCAGGTGAAGGttccctgacacacacatgatCATCCTGCTGTCTGCCTGCCACCACACACTTCTCCACCTGTGGCTTTATGACAGTTGGCAGTGAGAAGGCCTACTGCACGAGCAGACCATGCTGCAGGAACAgcagatttaaacattttccaGTATCTGTGGAGACAGCCCTGTAGGAGGCGTGATTGGGCCAGCTAACTGTcattataaagaaaaacaaccaatGGGCTGCTGCCCCTGCTATGAGGGCCAGTgataaacatttacagaaaaaaataataccaTATCAGCCGTAGAAAGATGCCCGGTATGCCAAATTAGCAGTCCAGCCCTGTTCACTGAtttgagtgttgtttttttccccccatcaaCCAAGGCTGTTCTGCCTCCAACATGTATCTACTTATAATTGTGAGGGGATGTCAGTGGATGGTGTTCAATATTAAATGCAGCATTGCACTGCACTGTGTAGATGGGATGTAGTCAGGGATCACTCAAGACAACCACACTAAGAAAATGAGTTTTCTCCAGGCTTGTTCAGATATAAGCCTCCAAAGAAAACTGTCCAGCACACATTAAAGTGTGGCCTACTAATGTAAACTGCTCAAAACTGGAAGCggctctgtcttcttctttctgatCTCAACTTCTTGCCAAAATCACTTGCACAGTTTATTCTTGGAAAGTCAAAATAGAAGATCTTAATGGATGGCACTGATGAAATCAAAAGAGGTTTTGAAAACAATGTGGTCAGGCTCTGACTGGTCTACAGGGTCAAAGTGTCAGTCCTCAACCTGTCAGCAATAAGGGATTATATCTGCAGACTGTGACGGCTGACAAATCTTGTCTCAGCCGTCCACCACTTAGAAACAGAGCCCAATAACAGCATCAGAAGTGTCCCTGTCGCCTACCACCTGTGACCATGTACTCATGAGAGTcagggaaaacaaaataaaaagcaataagcaaaaatgaaaacatcttcctgtctttgtgtgtccaATAAGGTCCCACATTAGGCAGGCCAGTTAAAGACAATGAGCAGTGTGCTGTATATGTGCGTAGTTAGGGCACGCCTATTAGAAAACCACTGACCCTGGTAAAGTATATATCTGCTGTACATCCCCACAGCTCCACAGACAACAGTGAGACGAGCTGGCAGCTGGTCTGGTTTATGAAACCCGGTAGTCATATGATCAGGTCAAAGAAAGGGTTTGATGTCAGGAGGGGAACAGAGGGCAATGCAGCGGCTGATCACATTAGTTTTATTGGCCATAATTCTTGCTGAGCAGAGTCAGAGTCGACCACATACATGAGAGAAAAGGTCTCTGTAGCTCGAAACTTCCCTtgttaataaatccttcaaacgagagctccttggtgtgcagatcttttatttttgcttctttaaaactactcttttttttggatccagcacccacttAGGGATGTACGCgtctttttgatttttcaatGTGGAATTGTAAGTCAACAGTTGCTCATTTAGAGATCTAGCTaacacacaaaaatgtgaaCTTTCATTTGCAAGcgaaccctaaccctgaccaaTGGCAATCCAATATTTGTTTAGCTTTTAGCTCGGTTTTGGTCAACACCAACTTCTCAGGGATCTCTAAGCAGCTATATTTTCCACTTGGTTCATCAGTTTGGCACTACCTTTGTCTGTCTGCCCTTCAGCGCTCTAGCTCATTGATCAATCTAAGTTCAGAGTGGtgaaaatggagggaaatattaaAGCTGCACGCTGGAAAACTAAATCAAAGTCCTTGGGCACTTTATAAAGCTGATGGAAAATGAAGAGTTGGGAAATCATTCTCTGAAGTCGTTTACTAGGAATAACAGATAACAGCGTGCTCTTTTCATGAAGGCAACTCCTCATTATTTAACCACATTTTCAGGGCCAGCTGCATGGATGAACAAAATCAGCCACATTTTCCACCCAGCCTGTCTCCAGACTTTTCCCTGACAGCCCCAGAGTAAAATCTCCATGTGAAGGACATGTTCAAGCTGATTTTGGAACGTCGcaggaaatgttttgaaaaaccAACCTCAGGGAGCGATCATTGTGCAGGTAATGAAgctgtttcatttctttttctgatcGCCAGTATCTACCCACTCGTctgttgatactgtgaatacgtCCAGTTACATGTAACATTGatataatggaaaaaaaaaactgtcattaaaGTGTCAGACTGTCTCTTTGTCCACCATCTAAGATGTCTGTAGTGTCTTTTTTAGGTCATTTCAAACTAGAgctgtcattttttattcaaaaacctCGGGGAGAAAGTTCACATTCGAACTGTGATAAGCCGTTCAAATTGAAAATATACAGTCCATCAGCGCATCAGGCTGTTTAaagtttgatccagcagagggcgctctcagcGTAACTGGACCATTTTAATGCACTCTTGACCTCAGTAAATGAATTCAGTATTGTTGTGGCAAAAAAAACGGTGTAATTTTAGGTGATGCAAACTTAAACGAGTCTTGTccctctgcagacagcagcccaCTGCTTTGGTGGAGAGACACAGGGTCGCTACAAAGCCCAAAATATTTGTGTGTAGCAGGAACGTCTATACTCTCCAAACGGATGTTCTTATCAGCAGCTAATGTGAATAAATAGAGCGCTGCACTTGATCCTGATAAAGCTGATAGACTTGTGATTCTGgtgaattatatttttaaaaataagtagTTTTGAATGTCTACAGGGTGTTGCTTTTAAGCTCATTATttctaaagaaaaatgaagtaatggaaatgttttgtgtctgtgcggTGTCAGCTGGGGTTAGAATGTCTTCAAACATTACCGTGTCATATTCTTAATTCGTTCAAAGTTGATTTTCTTTGTCAGTGTCAGCACTATATCATACCAGTCCatatgaatatgaataataTATGAAGAATAATTACCAGTATGCTTATAAAGCTATTTTCAAAGCCAAATTACAGAAGCAAATTAATCAGCTTACAAACTAGAGAAAATGTGATAACATCTTAGTGTATGCACTCGACAGTTCTGAAAATCACCCCTGCGTCTTTGCCTCACCTCGTTGTCTGACTCCACCAGGACTTGGTCGTACTCGCTGAGCGCCACCAGAAACATGATGGAGGTGACATTCTCAAAGCAGTGAatccacttcctcctctctgacctctgaccccccACATCCACCATCCTAATAGGCAGATCAGATAGAAGACGATCAAACAGAGGGCGGAAGATATCACATAAAAGAGAAGGTGTAGAATTAGGTCCAAATCTCTTCCTTTGTGTTTCTCGATTGATTGTTCGCTTGTTTAAACTTCAAACTAGCTGGTAAGCACACATTCAGATTATTATTTCAATGTATTAAATATTCTTATTTACCATGGGTGTCCCACTCTGGAACCACAGATAATTAGAATACACATCAAACAAATTAATTTACTTAAAGCAGTAAAGTatatttaaatcaacatttttaaaagagaggAGACCCTGACAGACCAGTCACTTTAGGACATGAGTATGATTTCAATTACAATATGAATCTGTGCAAAGACACATTCATCTTGCAAAAATGGCTTAGCTATTACTAATTCAAAACAATGTCTAATTACTTTATCACAgagacaacagaagaagaaacatgaaCGGAGAATGTGCACAGAGAAtcacagagaggacagagcaGAACTTCCTGACAGTAAACTAAACAGAAAGTGTATGCATGTGAACACACGATGCCATCCTTCTATCTGAAGAGTTCATGCAGGAAGAGTCGTTTTAAAGTAGATATAAAAAGGTGCTAATGTGAGGCATGTGAAGAGAGCAACGAAGACGAGGAAGGTAACCagatgagagagaaatggaagaGTAAATAAATGGGAagtcaaagagagaaaatggaTATTACAGAAATGTTCGATTCTTTGATTAaccatttttcattttccataTTTTGGTTTGACTTGACTTTCTTTCTCATTGGGGTTCAAACTAAGAAGGGGCAAGTAAGATTATGTCTGACTGGAAACCTACTGCTTCTAGCTAACATGAGAATAATGGCTAAAATTCAGTTATTATCTCTTATAGAAGAAGATACATCTTCAGACTCTGAACTGAAGTGTTGCTGTATTCAAAATGTAAGTCATTGTACATCTCACTATTAAGACAATAACATTCAAAAGCTAGGCGGTGAACCCTTGATCACATGATTACAAAGATGAGTTCACTCGGTGAGTGAGTCTGCCAGGAGGGATGACGACTATAATCGATGGAAAATCCATAAAATAAGTCTCCTTCACATCAGATAAATTCCCTTTTCTTTCAATATAACTTGACCCCTCGTATTTTAACCACttcatgtatgtatttttgCTCTCCAAACACAAAGCTGATGTCATTGAGAGCATGCAGTGATTCACCTCCAGCAGCAGAGCCAAACAGCAGAGAGCCTATCAGGTAGCTGCAGCAAGGCTGCTGGGAACCTCTTCAGCACAACCTCACTGCAAGCAGTTATTTCTAGCCCTGCCAAGCGTAGGAGGGGGCTGACATGATGGCTTCCTATCGATTTGCACTCTTCTGTAATCGTTCTTGTTCCCTGGATCTATCTCTAACTCCaaatcttctctgttttttttttcaagaggaggaggaggaggggaagctGCTCTGTGTATTGGTGGCGGGTTCCAAGACTGTCTCTTTGCCAAGAACAGAGCCGAGGAATAATAAACTAGGAGGGACTATTACATAAAAGCACTGCCTGTGagaaatgttgaatgttttataaattaaatgctCATGCACACGGCCATTCTGTGCCAATTAACTGACTGGATTTAAGTGATAACACAGATTCATGTAGAGTACCTGAAATTGTTTTCATTATCACCTATTCTACAGATTAACTGTAAGGCTTTTTCTGCACATTATGGGATGCTTACAATCTCAAACCTGAAGCTCAATTATTATAAGAGACAGAATAAGCCATGAACTATGACAGTGAAGATGTATGTAGGTAATGGCAGGGTATTTTTTCTTACTAACATTGCAAGAAATTGAATCCCAAAACCCTGAACCTATCCATGATACTATTTGTCGCCTGATTTTTTCTTCTGTAGAAGCCATTAAAAACCTTCAAATTCAGTAATTGATCCTCAattttgtatttgaatatttttttgatCTGGTTTTTAATCTGGAGTATTTCCCGACTGCCTTGGTTCACTCTTttatgattgtttttattgtttttatattgtgtacttttttggtttgttcaactttttactcaTTTCTATTAATTTTAGTTAATTATTGTCATAATCTTTTTACTGTTGTATTCCATTATTATCACCAggtctttttaaaatgattttctcgCTCTAGTCTTTTATCATttcaatttatgttttttttttttttaatctatacATTATTCTCTGTCCCCTAGTAGAGCACGTTGGGCTGCATGCTTATGTATATAAAAAGGTGCTTTAGAATAAAGTGAAAGTTGAGTTTCCCATGTAAGTGAAAGACTCCATCACTGGATTCAGACTGTTTGCTATTTTCAACCCGCCTACAGGAAATGATGCTTGTATGTAACTCTGCAGTATTTGGCAGGTTACtgttcatttcctttttcactTGTGACTATATTGAGTCATTATTAAACAGCATGATCATCTTCCTGCCTGTTTTTCAGAGGATGATTATCAATTTCTGCAAAGTGACTAATGCAACAAAAATGAGCAGCCACAGAGAGCAGTTATATAAGATCTACAGAGGACCAGGTGACAAGTCTCCACATGTCCAACTCATCAGCGGGCCAGCTTCTGTCATTTTGTGATGTTATTGTTAGAAAACTCCTCTCTTATCACATCACTGTtcctcaaaaaataaaaaaactctaTTATTGACTGGCTTCCGTTTGTAAACATGATGTGTTTGGTCGCAGTGAGACCATACTCTCTctggttttctgttttatttctgtgtttcctGTGAAAAATGTAACTGCACACACACCGTTACCATGGAAACCATCTGTGTCCCTAAATCAACCAGGGCCTAAATCTTAAGGATCACAACAAACTTTCTGAATCATTTTCTATTAATGAAGTGCCTCTCAGCTGTGGTAGCATGTTCAtgaatgtttcacattaaataTAGTGACAATAACAGAAAGGACTGAGACATGGTTGGACAAATGGGgacataaaacatgttgtaGTGTGAAGTACAAGCATGTTATCTCAGACTTACGATTACTGGTTAGATTTTTGAAATATGAACTAAACACTGAAGGGGTGATTCAAGTGGAGTTAGTAAAAGCTGTGTGGTTCTTCTTCTACCTGAAAATGATGCTTTGCAAGTCGAAGGGGTATTCTATGATCCCAGTGGTTGGGATTCGAACCCTAAGCACGTCCTGTTGGGTTGGCAGATAGGACGATTCAGCGATACGATCCAGATCGCTTAGATAGCtagaaaacaggaagaacaacaaaagacagagagagggaggaaagagaaagtgaaGCATAACAGCAGATACAGCACACCCCTGCCAAAAGCAAGTGGAACAGTCCAGATGAGACCACAGAAAGCCGTTCCCAAGAGTTATGAGGGGTTTAGGTGATGGTTTGTGCCTTTAGCCCCAAAGTTTCTCTTAGAAAGTTAGCTTCATCCTTGATGGCAGCTCCCAAAGACACACCATTCCTCGATTTTAAAGCTCTCAGTGTGCACTTTAACTGATGCAGGGACTTTTTGCTTGACTACAGAAAGACGATTTAGCACTAAAAAAAAGCCATCTTTAActgccttttttcccccccacagTAATGAATAGGAGGGCTGTGTCCTGCTCTCGAGTCCAGGCTTTGAGAGTGTACCATCATGGATGTTTTAAAGTGCTGGGCCCTGCTGTGCAGAGCAGGGGGAGATGCAGATATAGCAGCATCGACGGTTTCAACTGATTGACCAACTGTCACGCAGCGAGCCAACCAGCAACATCAGCAGCTGCACTTGACACCAGTACCTGAAGATTATATTCTCCAGGTCAAATGGGTACTCAATGATGCCGGTGGTGGGCACTCGGACTCGCAGCACATCTTGCTGAGTGGGTACGTACCCGCTCGTTGATATTCGTTCTAAATCGTTAAGGTAACTGTGGAGGGGGGAAGGAACATATGACAAGTAGGCAAACCAGCAGTCCCAACGTGCACATGTACATTGTAATGACCCAAACTATTAACAACCATTTAAGAGCCATCATCTAAATAAATCTTCATATACTCAGTAGCAGCTCAAAAAAAGTCATTTctacatgattttttttctgtcctcaaCCTTTACATTTACCCTTACCCCTAAACCCTTTACCCGACTCCACTATCTGCCCGAACCCATCTTTCAACATGTGGCAACCTTTTAATGCGTCTTAGATTTCAATACTCTTGGCTCTACTATTAAAATCAGATAATATAAGTAAATTCTAGGGATGGGAATTTAAGGAATTTCACATAGTTCAGTCATTAAAAAGGACCATGTGAGTTTTCATCGCACATTAGTTTCATTTACATTGTAAGGTAAGATCCATTCATGTCTGATTAAATGGTTTAACCATGTCAGCTGTTGCTCAAATGGATCTGCTGAAATCTTCACAAACAGCAATTATGTCACTTCATGTTTATATTCTATGTACATGAAATGTGAGTACTTTACACAATACGCCTTCTAAGTTCATCACATTATATGAGATATCTTGTGGGTCACAGTGAGACAGTATTATTGCTTCTCCACTTTCATACATCAAGTAAATCATCACTCATGCTACTGGAGTAGACATACTATTTGGTTGAGTCAGAGAGTTGGTACTCTCTCCTGCGATCATAGGCCTCCTGTATGCCAGGGTCAGTCCAGAGCATCTTTATCGCACTAATGTACGGCTGATCGAATGATGATATCTTCTCCACATCCACCTCACGCACCACCTGGGCGTTATTCTAGGAGAGCAAAAGCACAGGGCACAAAAGCAGACTTTAACCACCACATGTCAAGATAATACCTGAGGAGGAAAAATGAAAATCATGAGTGGAAATTATGAGAGATTGCCtctaaatcttaaaaaaatgagTGGTGATGGCTGAATTCTTCGTGACTCATTTGGGAACATCATGCCTCTCAGTGTTGGCAACTTCTTTAAAAGTTGAATTTTTTTGCATTGAGTCTTGTCATTGTTGTCTTGAATTGAGAACACTCGACAGTACGCACCTTGTTCTGTTCGTACTTGTACGGGATATTGAGGTTCTCAGTTGCGCGAATCATGGCCTGCATTGAGGTGAAGATGTTCTGGTAGACCAGCTTGGTGAAGCCCTTCTTATCCTCATCTGTGTAGCCCGATCCATGGATTATTCTCATCTGTTTGATGAAGGTGCTCTTGCCACTTTCTCCAGTACCTGAAAGACAAGAAGACACAGGAAGTTATGCAACCACTAAATAGGGGTTACAAATGTATACAAATAAATTCAAACAGCATGAATATGTACATCAGCCTGGCAAACTGAGAGCCATCCAAAACCACCTGACCTTCTCTGgttaacacagaaaacaaaccattcTGCATCTCGAATTGAAActcaggaggaggacatactgactgctgtgTTATAGTTATAGACAGCACTTTAACACGCCATGTTTCCCTAATggctgatgatatagtaagggcattttatttttaagagtCAAAAGCACAACTGTAACTCAAGTTTAGCCTTTTATGTAACTTCAATTTCTGTGGTCATAAACAGGCAAGGCATTGCAACAGGCTGACCTCGTCTGCCCACCTACACCCTGGCACTGCTACACATGCGGTTGAAGGAATGAGCGTTATCATGCCCACAGGAAGTGGTCGAGACCTCAATGCCAActtagtctctgtgttttacCAATGTAGGCTGCTTCATTCTACTATTTATACTTTCACGTTTCACATAATGttcagttacatttttattctacTACAAACAAAGAACTCTCTATTACAAAATgttggtgcttttattttctccctGTTTATTCATATGTAGAAGACTTTGGGCTGCGTGattgtatgaaaggtgctatacaGTTTAGATGGATTAATTAGTGTCCAAGAAACAGTAACTGCTAGCATAAATGaacacgtttacagcctggtacaagaAACGATATAGGTCTGAGATTAGTTATTGtgatcactggcacacactgcaCGAGgggggatttgtttttttaaacggctcacTTGAATTTTATGAACGacacatgttatccatagttagacACGTAGCtaacatgattgacaggtgggtgtgacGTAACAGtccgtcaagaggcttaaaacccacctcagctctgGCTCTAAGGCTGTCGttgggttgactgaaagttagggtgagacccctgctgtaacagatggctgacatcactcaggctttgtcctttaatattttcagtctatggttaaaactgaaaaaaataaataaatatatatatatatagacacacacatctATGTATGCAAacaaatatacacatttattcagAGTATTCTGTCAAAAGTAGGGCCTGAACGatgtgggatttttggggccgttCCCGATattgaggaggaaaaaaatgagataccgatatatcggccgatatctttcttagatgtATGTTTAATCTAGATCGATACATAGATA from Labrus bergylta chromosome 6, fLabBer1.1, whole genome shotgun sequence includes:
- the LOC109999449 gene encoding guanine nucleotide-binding protein G(q) subunit alpha isoform X1 encodes the protein MTLDSMMACCLSEEAKESKRINSEIEKQLRRDKRDARRELKLLLLGTGESGKSTFIKQMRIIHGSGYTDEDKKGFTKLVYQNIFTSMQAMIRATENLNIPYKYEQNKNNAQVVREVDVEKISSFDQPYISAIKMLWTDPGIQEAYDRRREYQLSDSTKYYLSDLDRIAESSYLPTQQDVLRVRIPTTGIIEYPFDLQSIIFRMVDVGGQRSERRKWIHCFENVTSIMFLVALSEYDQVLVESDNENRMEESKALFRTIITYPWFQNSSVILFLNKKDLLEEKIMYSHLVDYFPEFDGPQRDAQAGREFILKMFVDLNPDSDKIIYSHFTCATDTENIRFVFAAVKDTILQLNLKEYNLV
- the LOC109999449 gene encoding guanine nucleotide-binding protein subunit alpha-11 isoform X2; translated protein: MTLDSMMACCLSEEAKESKRINSEIEKQLRRDKRDARRELKLLLLGTGESGKSTFIKQMRIIHGSGYTDEDKKGFTKLVYQNIFTSMQAMIRATENLNIPYKYEQNKNNAQVVREVDVEKISSFDQPYISAIKMLWTDPGIQEAYDRRREYQLSDSTKYYLNDLERISTSGYVPTQQDVLRVRVPTTGIIEYPFDLENIIFRMVDVGGQRSERRKWIHCFENVTSIMFLVALSEYDQVLVESDNENRMEESKALFRTIITYPWFQNSSVILFLNKKDLLEEKIMYSHLVDYFPEFDGPQRDAQAGREFILKMFVDLNPDSDKIIYSHFTCATDTENIRFVFAAVKDTILQLNLKEYNLV